One Cicer arietinum cultivar CDC Frontier isolate Library 1 chromosome 8, Cicar.CDCFrontier_v2.0, whole genome shotgun sequence DNA segment encodes these proteins:
- the LOC101507691 gene encoding protein WHAT'S THIS FACTOR 9, mitochondrial, giving the protein MRFITLLHRTTTTTTVPPPPHRLHLRFLFDGNFALVRDRGLDHAVEREKNLKPLLTLRNLIKLEPAKSLPVSAIKESLQLPFRPMDFVRKYPSVFEVFHLNGFQPHIKLTPEALKLDVEEQLMYNSDNFKHQVAIRLLKLLMISKIHKIPLRVIESLRWDLGLPHDYVLKMIPEFPDYFRVVGVGFNAVLELVCWSKDHAVSVLEKKQSGSNKGNDNGLAFPLQFSTGFEMDKNYERWLRDWNKLPYVSPYENAAHLQASSDESDRWVVGVLHEILHLLVSKKTDKENILVIGEWLGLASRFKRAMLQHPGIFYMSSKNRTYTVVLREGYKRGLLVEDNQAMEFRRMYIHLMNTVKEDGSKTNKVVQEQRSAKESDNVKDCEGKEGEDERGEKSGEDEGKEGSCEWSDDESDDDSETVDEEEECSGDTRRNSGDKRGRNFVEMKLGVKKPLRDSRGERSRSDRKLRRKTWEKSPSEVSKRIQTRGERKDVKSSSERTRSYKRRGGDINN; this is encoded by the coding sequence ATGCGGTTCATCACCCTCTTACACcgaaccaccaccaccaccaccgtCCCTCCTCCTCCCCACCGCCTCCACCTCCGATTCTTATTCGATGGCAACTTCGCCCTCGTCAGAGACCGTGGCCTTGACCACGCCGTCGAAAGAGAAAAGAATCTCAAACCATTACTAACCCTCAGAAACCTCATCAAACTCGAACCTGCAAAATCCCTCCCAGTTTCCGCAATCAAAGAATCCCTCCAACTTCCCTTCCGTCCTATGGATTTCGTCCGCAAATATCCTTCCGTCTTCGAAGTTTTCCATCTCAACGGCTTCCAACCTCACATCAAGCTCACACCAGAAGCCCTAAAACTCGACGTCGAAGAACAATTAATGTATAACAGCGACAATTTCAAACACCAAGTCGCTATCCGTCTTTTAAAGCTTTTAAtgatttcaaaaattcataagaTTCCATTAAGAGTCATTGAATCCCTTAGGTGGGACCTCGGACTTCCTCATGACTACGTCTTAAAAATGATTCCTGAATTTCCGGACTACTTTCGAGTAGTTGGTGTTGGATTTAACGCCGTTTTGGAGTTAGTTTGTTGGAGCAAGGATCATGCTGTTTCAGTTTTGGAGAAGAAACAAAGTGGTAGTAATAAAGGGAATGATAATGGATTAGCTTTTCCGTTGCAGTTTTCGACGGGTTTCGAGATGGATAAAAATTATGAGAGATGGTTGAGAGATTGGAACAAATTGCCTTATGTGTCACCTTATGAAAATGCTGCTCATCTTCAGGCATCTAGTGATGAGTCTGATAGATGGGTTGTTGGTGTTTTACATGAGATTCTTCACCTTTTGGTTTCGAAGAAGACTGACAAAGAGAATATATTGGTAATTGGTGAGTGGTTAGGTTTAGCGTCGAGGTTTAAGAGGGCGATGTTGCAGCATCCTGGTATATTTTATATGTCTAGTAAGAATAGAACTTATACTGTGGTTTTGAGGGAGGGTTATAAGAGGGGTTTGCTTGTCGAGGATAATCAGGCGATGGAGTTTAGGAGGATGTATATTCATCTCATGAATACTGTTAAGGAAGATGGTAGCAAAACGAATAAGGTTGTGCAAGAACAAAGAAGCGCAAAAGAGTCTGATAATGTTAAAGATTGTGAAGGAAAGGAAGGGGAGGACGAGCGTGGTGAGAAAAGTGGGGAGGACGAGGGAAAAGAAGGGAGTTGTGAGTGGTCTGATGATGAAAGTGATGATGATAGTGAAACTGTTGATGAGGAAGAGGAGTGTTCTGGAGATACTCGAAGAAATTCTGGTGATAAAAGGGGAAGAAACTTTGTGGAGATGAAGTTAGGTGTTAAAAAGCCTTTGAGAGATTCTCGTGGTGAGAGATCGAGATCGGACAGGAAGCTTAGGCGGAAAACCTGGGAGAAAAGTCCATCAGAAGTTTCGAAAAGAATACAAACGCGGGGTGAACGTAAAGATGTGAAGAGTTCATCAGAACGAACAAGGTCCTATAAAAGAAGGGGGGGAGACATTAACAATTAA